Genomic DNA from Macadamia integrifolia cultivar HAES 741 chromosome 6, SCU_Mint_v3, whole genome shotgun sequence:
TTGAATTTCCACATCTGATTCTCCCCAAAAGTAAATttttacctcttcttctcccttagtcgttttaaaaaaaaattcaaactacCCTCTCTATTTTCATGAATTTGTAAACCAACTAATTTCTCCTTTTCCCCATTGAATCGGTTCACAATATTTGAATCaaacaaaatgggaaaaaaacacTGGACTGAATCGAACAAGAATTCTGCTACGATTCAACGTCCTCCTGGCTCCCATAATCTGCTTCTGAACTCTGAAATGCTGGGGTGCTAACCATCAAAGGTTCTCTCTCTTATATGATGCTAACGTAACGCTTCAATATGGGATATACATATTATCGGTGGGATCCACTGTGGATCAACCGGTCATGAGACTCATGACGCATGTTATATTAGTATGTTCTTAAGTTGCGCTTGATAGTTATTTAACTTCAGCAATGATTAGCCTTGTTGTTCACCTTTTCTAATATTTGAAATGCAATTGAAATAATGGAATAAAGTTTCTTCAGGTTtagtcgttccatcattttacaTTTCTAGCTTTTCTCCCTGCATTGAgctcctctgtggcgcaacacAGTGTCCGGCATGCATCCAACGATTAGAAACGCCTTGGCATGGAACTCAAGGCAATCGCACGCAGCTCAAAGCATTTCTAGGCTTTGGATGAGTGTCGGACACTGTGTTGCACcacagaggagccaaatcctCCTCTCATCCCACCCATATTTTTCGttcttaaaaaaatttgataaacaTTGAGTTGACATTAAAtgctttattcatttttttttaaacgaaaaaacatcagaaacaattttttagaCAACCACCAAACGCAGCCTTTGAGaagtctttattttttgttagaaatGTTTCTACTGAAGTCAAAGGACACAAATAACTCCCACAAAATGGCAGTTCTAACGGCGCACTCGTTCTATTCGTCATCTTCTCCGAGAACGATGGCCAAGGCCTCTCCTCTCTCTGACTGTAAAGTTCCGGCCAAAGCCGCCGCGAATCGGCTAAGTTTTCATTTCGCTGCATCGTCGTCTCTTCGTCCTTGCAACAACGAAAACCACCGCAACCCTTCCACGGATCTCGTCTCATCGTTTTGCCGACCTCTTCTTTCAGTCAAGAGCCCGTTGACTGTATCTGCAACCGCTTCTGCAATCGAAGTCGAAGAACATACAACTGCCATAAATCCATCCAAAACCCTTCCTTTCCGGGTTGGTCATGGCTTTGATCTTCATAGACTGGAGCCCGGGTACCCACTGATTATCGGCGGAATCAAAATTCCCCATGATAGAGGCTGCGAAGCTCATTCCGATGGTAATTTCAGGCTCCACTCGAAGAAATTGGATATTTCGGGGTTTTATATGGGGAATTTTCAGTGTTGaagtgttttcttgttcttgttgtttTTGCAGGTGATGTGCTGCTTCACTGCGTGGTCGATGCAATTTTGGGCGCCTTGGGGCTTCCAGACATAGGGCAGATATTCCCAGATAGTGACCCTAAATGGAAGGGTGCAGCGTCATCTGTGTTCATAAAAGAAGCTGTGAGTTTATTTGCGTTCTTCATAAGATTATTCCATGAAATTTATTTCTTAGTTGCCGTTAGTATTTAGGTATGCTGTTCATGTGGGTTTATGCGATTTTACTTTCGCAGAGGATTGgcaattttattatattttattcagTCTTGCAAGAGTCAAAGTTTTAGATATCATCTTGTGATATCATTTGTTAATTAATATAGAATATCCATGAGGATATCGGCTTGCTGCTTCCCTGCTCTGTTCTGAAATGTCAGATGGAACTGTGTCTTCATATGCTAATCGTCCATTTGATCCCTAACCATGGCATCCCATAAAATAAACCAAGAAATAAATGGAAAATCTAAATTGGATGAACAAAAATCTGACACAGAGCATTTACTTTTTGAGGCTTTGTGGAAGATTTCTTGACTGTAGGGCTTGTAACCAGTATCTTGTTACTGGTAAAACTCCGATTGAAAAAGGCTCTGCCTGCCTTATGGAAAGTGGCAGCATCCTTTTCTTTTCCGAAAAATTTCCAGACCAAATTGTGTATAATTTCCATCTACAATTGCTGCTTTCTCAAAAACATAAAATTGCTGCTTTCTCAAAAACATAAAATTGCTGCTTTCTCTACCTTGAGGATGGATGGCATGCTTATATTTACATTAAGGGCTTCTATATATCTATCCATTCACCAAATTATCAGGGTGCTTTGCAACTACAGATCATACAGACCTAACAATGGAAATTAGTAAACATGAGTTGATagatttttcaaatcattttCCTATGTTTCTCTTAATATCACCACATCTTCATAATTGCCCCCAAGAATTTTTCCAGCTGTTTTGTGCTGGCCGATTGTCAAGATTTGTCTTATGGACTTGGGATATTTGTCGGATGCTGATTTTAGTGCTGTCAATATTCTTCATCCAACTTCAAGCCAGCAATGTGGTAGACAGTTacatttaggattttttatatGATCTCTTTGAGGGTGGGCCTCTGGTTATTTCATACCTGTTAAAAGCAATTTCAGTTGACTTTGCTCTTAAAGAGTGgtcatctttcattttcttgccTCCTTGTGGTCAGCATAGTCTTCCTTTATGGATCCCTTTAATGCTTATAATGAAGCAGATTTTCATAATCGTTCACTAGAGCCTGGACCTTCTATTGTAGAAGTGTTTATCATGAAACATTCTTATATAATACCATTTAGGTGAGGGAAGTTTTGGGCTGAGGTGCTGTCATTGTTTGTGTTGGGCTCGCCCTCTCTAGGTTTTGATTAGTTGATCGTGGAGGAGGATTATTCCAATGTCCATGGGTGTATTTATAGGTTGATGGGAGTCCCATGGAAATTCTCTCATCCTCTTAGGCAAGCCTAAGTCTTGGATTCCTCCTTGAATGACTTGCTTCATAGGAAGTGAAGGCTTGAGCTAGGTGAGCTAGGAGTTGTTAGACTGCCACTTTGCATGGGGGGAGGGGGTTTGCTCTATATTGTCgaagtttttatttttgctCCCTCCTTGTTATGGTTTTGGCTTACCCATCCCTTGGCTCTACTTTTCACATTACTCTATTTTTCTGAACTTGTAATGTGCTTTGTACCTATGTAGAGAATTATATATGAGTTGCTGTTGTTTTTTTGCGCATTGCAATACATAATGACTTGGGAAAGTAGCATCACCacttgggtttttttattgCTATTGGCATGGTATTCGACCTACTTTTAACCGCACTGTTTTTTGCCTGCATCTTCATTGACTTAAACTCAAAATTGTTGTTCTTAGATGATTTCTGGTTTCTGAACTTTCCTATTCTGTTTCCTTCAACATTCTATTATATAATCAAAGAAAGGTAGCCAGTAGCATTGCACTTTGATGCACAGGTGACTAATCTTGTCTAATTTATGCTATGCGATGGTTCCGATTCAGGTGAGACTAATGAATGAGGCAGGTTATGAGCTGGGAAACTTGGATGCAACCTTGATTCTGCAGAGACCAAAACTGAGCCCACACAAGGAGGCTATCAGGGCCAACTTGTCAGCGCTGCTTGGGGCAGATCCTTCTGTTGTTAATCTCAAAGCAAAAACTCATGAAAAGGTTGACAGCCTTGGAGAAAACCGAAGCATCGCAGCTCACACTGTGGTTCTTCTTATGAGAAAGTGAAGGAGGGTTCATCTTCCAAACAGTCtgagaaaattgaaatttctttcaTGCTTGCAGAAATGTAATTACTTTGTCCTCATAGTTGAAAATTGAGGACTATGTGGTCGTCGGCTAAACGTGGCCAATGTGACCATTGTATGTAATTCATTTGTGACATGGAATATCCAGTTAAGTTGGTCCAAATATATCCTTGATTTGGGTTCTGCcaagttttccatttttctgtaGGGATAACGTCTGGTCTGGATGATCCTCCTGTGAAGGACCATAATATAGGGAAGGTTGTAAGTGCCAATAATTGCAGGCTTAAAACTTTGTGAACAAAAAATTTACAAGATTAGTCAAGTGCTAGAAATCTGTAGGTGATTTCAGTTTTCAGAACTTCTATGTAAGAAGGAAACGAATGAACTTGAGAAaaagtttcatttgttttcCTTGCATATATGAACTTATACGCCAATGAGAAGTTGTGATATGATATTGACCAGTAGTGAAAAAGAGCAGATAGGAAGTAGAAGATGATACAGATTGCAATGGTGAGCAAAAACACAACTACTTGTGGATGAAGAGTGTATATGACCTTTAACTAAGTAGAATGAAATGCCACTGATCCAGCTAACCAACGGGATCAAACTAAAATTTAAACTGAACAATTTGTTGGTGGAAGATATTTTATTTGTTCATACTGACACACCAATGGACTTCTTACTGAATGACACAAATATTtagtagagaaagaagaaagcaatAAGTGTAACTTTGTTAAAAgaatagaattgattttggaaCCTTGTTTTTGAATCTTGATATAGAAGTGAGAAAGAATTCATGAATTTTGATGAATTTATGTAAACTGGCCAGCTTTTGGAACCTTCAATCCACACATTATTGTTCATATTCTGTTCATCCACTTGTTTTTCCTTATTAGGTTCTCAAGAAAACCATACGAGAAGCTACAGAAGTTTGATGTACAGGGCTCCTATCTTTGACAGGATGGTGCAATGTCTATATTTTCTTATATGACAATTTTAGAGATGAATGATGAGTTCTAATCAGTATGAAGGAGTTTGTGCCTTGAAAGTAGCCAAATCATTTAAATAAGTGCTTGTAAACTACTGAAgctgtttattattatttttttaaatatattgttTCATGTTACCCAACTGCTGCACTGAAACATTATTAAGAAGtaacatccaaaaaaaaaaaaaaaaaaaaactggacaGAAAAATTGTTCACTTGagctcttccttttccttcttcttcattttttccccCTCAGTTACGTAGTTATCTTTGAGAGATCTGATGAGTTTGTGGGCAAAACTTGTCCTACCCACACAATACTGTTCTCCTGGTCAACACATAGAtgggtttaaaattttcaactgGCCACCCTGTTCTCCTGAATCTCATAGAAATCATTCGGATCCAAATGATTTACCCCAGCACATGCAAGCATCTGTAAGTAcagggtttttcttttcttaaataaattgaatcCAAATCTTTTCCTACTTGAATGGATAGTCAAGATAATGGTTCATTGTTCAATTAGGTGAACATTTCATAAATGCTTATGTGGGTTGCAAATGCACAGTATTGCATGATCATAGAAATCTAGTCTGCCAAGGAATAAACAAAATTCCTGTTCAGTGCTGACCTGGTACATTGGAGTATGGGACCATTCACCGCCAGTCACGGTGATGACCAGAAGTGAAAATAGGTCAGGTCAGTATTTTGGTGGAGAAACCTTAAATATGAACACTACCCAATGGAAAACGGGGTTGAGAAATGAGAACAGTGTCAACCCAGATCCAACACAGTAGCTTCCTACAAAATCTAAGCTACcagctggatttttttttttggcaattaCATAAACCTACTTTTAGTTTTTCCTTTACTAAATTACTCACttaaagtttcaattaacaaaaatacccaaaatcaggttgggtttacaaaactaccaaaACCAATGCAATGATTCTCCATTTCTCCTTCGTCTTCCACATAcaattgggtatttttgttaactgaaactttgagtgggtagttttgtaaacctaaacctgatttttgagtatttttgttaactcgAACATTGAGCAGTTAGTTTTACAAAacctaaacctgattttgggtgtttttgttgactgaaactttgagtggatagttttataaaaagaaacccaaaaatgagTAATTATCTAattccccttctctttttttctccctctgtCTTTTGTCCATAACCAGATAAGTTGATTGAAACTTTGTTTTTGACTGAAATGTATTGTCTATTCACATATCTATAAGTAGTCAAATGACTCAAATATACATATATTCCACATTATCCTTTAAATTTGTATGGTTTTACTGTTTTGCATATAGAGGTAGTCAAAGAATCATACAAGACTAGGAGGGTTCAT
This window encodes:
- the LOC122081046 gene encoding 2-C-methyl-D-erythritol 2,4-cyclodiphosphate synthase, chloroplastic-like, with amino-acid sequence MAVLTAHSFYSSSSPRTMAKASPLSDCKVPAKAAANRLSFHFAASSSLRPCNNENHRNPSTDLVSSFCRPLLSVKSPLTVSATASAIEVEEHTTAINPSKTLPFRVGHGFDLHRLEPGYPLIIGGIKIPHDRGCEAHSDGDVLLHCVVDAILGALGLPDIGQIFPDSDPKWKGAASSVFIKEAVRLMNEAGYELGNLDATLILQRPKLSPHKEAIRANLSALLGADPSVVNLKAKTHEKVDSLGENRSIAAHTVVLLMRK